A single Eulemur rufifrons isolate Redbay chromosome 9, OSU_ERuf_1, whole genome shotgun sequence DNA region contains:
- the CCL18 gene encoding C-C motif chemokine 18 encodes MRGLVAALLVLLCTVALCSCAQDSASAATCCFSFTSRQIPRKSVVAYQKTNDNCPTPGIIFVTKRGRQICANPSNAWVQDYIRDLEQNS; translated from the exons ATGAGGGGCCTCGTGGCTGCTCTCCTCGTCCTCCTCTGCACCGTGGCCCTCTGCTCCTGTGCCCAGG ACAGTGCCAGCGCAGCCACCTGCTGCTTCTCCTTCACCTCCCGGCAGATACCCCGCAAATCTGTGGTCGCCTATCAGAAGACCAATGACAATTGTCCCACACCTGGTATCAT CTTTGTCACAAAAAGGGGCCGGCAAATCTGTGCCAATCCCAGCAATGCCTGGGTCCAGGACTACATCAGGGACCTGGAGCAGAACTCCTGA
- the LOC138391383 gene encoding C-C motif chemokine 3-like → MQVPVAALAVLLFTEALYPQTCSASFGAGTPTACCFSYISRQLPLKFVDDYSETSSQCSKPAVIFLTKRGRQVCADPNEAWVQEYVTNLELNA, encoded by the exons ATGCAGGTGCCCGTGGCCGCCCTCGCCGTCCTGCTCTTCACGGAGGCCCTCTACCCCCAGACCTGCTCTGCCTCGT TTGGAGCCGGCACCCCGACCGCCTGCTGCTTCTCCTATATCTCCCGGCAGCTTCCACTCAAATTTGTGGACGACTATTCTGAGACCAGCAGCCAGTGCTCCAAGCCAGCTGTCAT CTTCCTCACCAAGAGAGGCCGGCAGGTCTGTGCTGACCCCAATGAGGCCTGGGTCCAGGAATACGTCACCAACCTCGAGCTGAATGCCTGA
- the LOC138391384 gene encoding C-C motif chemokine 3-like: protein MKVPMAAAAVLLCTMALFNQVFSAPFGADTPTACCFSYTSRQIPRKFVVDYFETSSQCAKPGVIFLTRRNRQICADPSEAWVQEYIDDLELNA from the exons ATGAAGGTCCCCATGGCTGCTGCCGCCGTCCTCCTCTGCACCATGGCTCTCTTCAACCAGGTCTTCTCTGCACCAT TTGGTGCCGACACCCCGACTGCCTGCTGCTTCTCCTATACCTCCCGGCAGATTCCACGCAAATTCGTAGTTGACTATTTTGAGACCAGCAGCCAGTGCGCCAAGCCAGGTGTCAT CTTCCTAACCAGGAGAAACCGACAGATCTGTGCCGACCCCAGTGAGGCCTGGGTCCAGGAATACATCGATGACCTTGAGCTGAATGCCTGA